A region from the Benincasa hispida cultivar B227 chromosome 12, ASM972705v1, whole genome shotgun sequence genome encodes:
- the LOC120067743 gene encoding auxin-induced protein 22B-like translates to MESKVAFQNDLNLEATELRLGLPGIVTERDDPAENSSGVIKPNNKRNFHKDSAPPPKAQVVGWPPIRSFRKNTLQVKKTEATMAAADGGGIYVKVSMDGAPYLRKIDLSLYKGYPELLKALEDMFKFTIGQYSEREGYKGSEFAPTYEDKDGDWMLVGDVPWQMFISSCKRMRIMKGSEVGGLSCGV, encoded by the exons ATGGAATCCAAGGTTGCGTTTCAGAACGATCTGAATCTCGAAGCCACCGAGCTTCGTCTTGGACTACCTGGAATCGTTACTGAAAGAGATGATCCAGCGGAGAATTCATCTGGGGTTATTAAACCTAATAACAAAAGGAATTTTCACAAGGACTCTGCTCCTCCCCCAAA GGCTCAGGTTGTTGGGTGGCCACCGATTAGATCTTTTAGGAAAAATACTCTTCAGGTGAAGAAAACAGAGGCCACGATGGCGGCGGCGGACGGCGGAGGGATTTATGTGAAAGTGAGTATGGATGGTGCTCCTTATTTGAGGAAGATTGATTTGAGTCTTTATAAAGGCTACCCTGAACTTCTTAAGGCCTTGGAGGACATGTTCAAGTTCACCATCG GTCAATACTCTGAGAGGGAAGGTTATAAGGGATCTGAGTTTGCTCCAACTTATGAAGATAAAGATGGTGATTGGATGCTCGTGGGTGATGTTCCATGGCA AATGTTTATTTCATCTTGTAAGAGGATGAGAATCATGAAAGGATCAGAAGTTGGGGGACTCAGCTGTGGCGTGTGA